Sequence from the Asterias amurensis chromosome 14, ASM3211899v1 genome:
ctacaaagtcgcccctccTAAAAGTTGAATTTACGCCTCTCAAAGTCGCCCTTGGCAAAGTCGCCCCTACTAAAACTCGCCCCGAACAAAGTCGCCCCAAACAAAGTCACCTCTCCTAAAACTCGCCCCTTTCAAAGTCGGCCCTGACAGAGTCGCCCCcgttaaaattatatttaacgCACACGGAGCGACTTTGATTTTGAAGTTGGCGACTATGGCTTGGGGACGAGTTGGCTGGCATTTATCACTCGTCGTCCTGCTGCATGCAATAACGTTGTGTACACACGAGCGCACACACATGTACTGTCCAGCTGGCTGATTGTCAAAAAACTACAGGGTGTTTGTTGTGTTTGGTTGTCTAAAAAcatcatttatttattgtgcGAAGAAGAGGAATTCAACAAATAATGGCAGCTGGAACATTTTCTCGTCTAACCTCTGCTGTGTTGCAGTCTGGTTGCAAAGCGAGTGGTGTTCTTGGACTGGGGAATAAACGAGTTTGTGTTGCGGCAATGCATGGGAATATTGCTGGACAGTAAGTATGGCAGTCAAACAAAAAGTGCAAGAAATTGCTTGGCATGCAGTTACTGAGTTAGATGCTTTTTCATGTTCATGTACTTTACATATGACTAGACCAGGATTTGAGTAGGACTCTGGAGTCAAACATATTcatatttaaatgtttttccttacccctttgttgttattttttttatggggaaaataatttgttgtttcttgcattattatacATTGTTGTTATGACTTGAGTTCAGTGTGTTAattgtttgaattttgttttatcttcttCGACTTTTACTGGAATCTAGACTTACTCaggtttaaaaatacaaaataaattaacaacacaaataattaaagtacatgtacacttttAATAACTATAAATTGTACATATTTATGATAAActatatataatatttttatagtgatgtttgtcatgtttttatgtttttatgtttgtaGGCTAATCGTTTCTACCACAGTTCTTTGCTAGAAAGATAACAGaacttaaaataatgttttctgCCAAAGACAGTAGCATCTTCATCGAACTGGTCTCAATATAAATCATGCTAATTCCCCTTCAAAAATTCTCCAGCCAGCCAGGTTCTTTGCTTGGTTGGTTGCAATGATTGCAGCACCCCTGTGCTGTGGTATAAAGGGTGTGTGATTTTCAgcgattatttgtttttaaagtgcgTTGGGCATTCCAGGCATTGCCTGGATAAGCTCATTGTTTGCAAGTaattaattaatgtttttaacTTCAATTCCTCAACCTTGGACACATTTGagtctttttacattttttgattttgtacacaaaagatGCATGGCCATATTATTAACCAAATCACTGACCCCTGTTGACTGACACTCGCTCTAGGGCGTGTGACATTGTCCTGCTTTAAGGATAACATGGCATTGACCAGTCGTGTGCTTAAAATGgattttattaaaatatatcAGCATGTGCTGACGACAGTCAGCAGGGATTGAACGAATAAAAGTAGAAACATTTAACAATTTCCattatcaaccaatcaatcaatcaaccaatcaatcagtcaatcaatcaataaatcaatcaatcaatcaatgtttgtattttgtatgagTTTTAaagccaaataaataataacaataataatcaatcaatcatcaatcaTCAGACATTATTTGGTAGAGTGCCCTCATTCTATTCCGAGGCGCTTCGCAAAGTGAAGGAAAAAATTTAAGACAAAAGAGTTTACAGAACTTCTATCAATCAGTTTCATCGTTAATTCTACTCAATCCAGATCAGACCCTAAGCAGACCTCCTTCATCGGCAAACACTTCTTGACCCTCCGAGATTTCAACAAACATGACATCGAGCAGCTACTTTGGACGGCAGTGGACCTGAAGGAGAGGATCAAGATGGGTGGGGAGATTTACCAGCCTCTTGTGGGTAAAGCAGCCGCCTTGATCTTTGAGAAGAGAAGTACAAGGACGAGGATGTCGTCAGAGACAGGTAtgtatgtattttatttatttatttacctggATTTTACTAACCTTGATTAACCTGGATGTAGAGACTAAAAGCTTACGCTTATTTGCCCCCCTCGACTGAAGAACTGTAACCACATtagagggtgcgttcgattagctttcccGGGTCGACCCCAATCTGCCCCCGATACactcgaatagctttgacgtaattccaggggctcacctgggtcagccccaagtgctcTGCTTGTGGATCGGGTCACTGGGGCTGTTCCAAGGTGCACgatgtcaccacgagagggtgagtgatcgttggATTAGCTGTTGTCAGGGGCTCATACCAATGAACACAGCGGGGTCGACatagggaagctaatcgaacgcgcCCAAAAGTAAAaggtacacgtacatgtatgttttttcttttcctttgttGTGCATGTATTTTGGAATACAGTAGGCCTAATTGATTaagttgtgattttttgtttgataATTTAGGTTTTGCAGCCCTGGGAGGCCATCCATCTTTTCTAACTCAGAATGATATACACCTTGGAGTCAATGAGTCCCTGAGAGACACAGCCAGGTAAGTTGAGACCTTTGATGCCACCATCTAGATTTCTCCTCCTCAATTTAGTTCCCTTGTGTCCAGGCAACGGTATTGAAGGCCCCTTAGTTCTGAAGCAAactattgcttaacaattttctgctaatgagcatgataccagtcataaaATTTTACTTGTGACCTGAgcgcaatttcataaagcctgtaagcacaaaatctttCTTAGCAGAGAAAATGctacttagcagaaacaggctACCAGCCAACATTGCATGAAGTTCATACTCTTGCCACCGGTGCCCGACTCATTTCTTGCTCAGCAAACATGGCAAagagcagcattttctgctaaacagctttgaAATTAGGccttggtagtttggctggtaaattATTCTACAGTCCCCCTCTTTTAAAGTAGGTTGTCTCTTGAAAAGATAAAGCTTGtaactttgggtttttttggttgtttgttttatagAGTCCTGTCGGGATTTGTAGATTTGATATTCGCCAGGGTCTACCGCCATGAGGACCTGATTACATTAACAGAAGAGGGCTCTGTGCCAATAGTTAATGGCTTGTCAGAAATCTATCATCCACTGCAGTCATTAGCTGATATGTTAACATTACAGGTAAGATAAAACTACAATCAATTGTCCTTCAATGTTTAATTTATTATATTCAACAACTGCTTGCAGAGTATTTGTAGTCAGTATTACTGCAAAGCAATACTGGGCCAGGCATACCAATCGGATTCAAGTCCAAATGTTTTGGTGTTAAGTTGCCATAGAGTGGAGGATATTGGAGGATTCAGTAAGACTATCCCAAATTTCCCCACttatttcaaaacatctttgCAAGAATGTTTGAATCAACATTCAGAAGTTTACAAACGGCACAGAAGGAAAAGCATGGTGGTTGGGTTGGcttggtatctttcctcgccttccaccttaAGGAACCCAGTCCAAATCACACCAGAGACACTATGTAGACATGgtagattgggttttcagtccctacccgaCTGTCGGGTTATTCTCTGGAACgggggttttcctccaacatctaaaactgaattcCTTCCCTGTCTTCTCTCCTTTAAGTTCTTGGCTAGTACCAAAAGTTTGCTTGATTAAGTTCAATCCCAAATCAAATATTTAACCAGTAAGCTTTTAGAATGAAACTACACTTTACTGTAACCAACCTGTACTTTGTCTCGTATTccaacaaaaaaactaaaaatgtagACAAAAAAGTGAACTCTCTTTCATTACCAACAGACCAATGACTGTATGAGCATTATTGGTCACTGGAATTAGCCTGGGTTGGTGATGGACAAAACAACCATTTTGGAAATTTACTTTTAATTCGGCTTATGCCATGATTTGTAATTAGTATAACAAATCATTCATGAAGAAATGAAATGTACTTTTGCTTGTCCTACAGAAAAActaaaattgttaatttttttccctttcCCAATGACTGTAGGAGCATTATGGGTCACTGAGTGGCCTAACGCTAGCCTGGGTTGGTGATGGAAACAATATCATCCATTCTATCATGATGGCAGCACCACGCCTAGGAATCAACCTCAAGTTGGCCACACCTAAGGTGAGTTGCAATCTAGGGGTGCTATGGGGTCACTGACTGGGTTGACACACGCTTGAAAAGTGGAA
This genomic interval carries:
- the LOC139946753 gene encoding ornithine transcarbamylase, mitochondrial-like, with protein sequence MAAGTFSRLTSAVLQSGCKASGVLGLGNKRVCVAAMHGNIAGQSDPKQTSFIGKHFLTLRDFNKHDIEQLLWTAVDLKERIKMGGEIYQPLVGKAAALIFEKRSTRTRMSSETGFAALGGHPSFLTQNDIHLGVNESLRDTARVLSGFVDLIFARVYRHEDLITLTEEGSVPIVNGLSEIYHPLQSLADMLTLQEHYGSLSGLTLAWVGDGNNIIHSIMMAAPRLGINLKLATPKGYEIFPEVMADTVKFAKEANTEVFVTNDPMEACHNADIVVTDTWISMGQEEEKVERLKAFKGYQVTKKMTDVMVKDWTFLHCLPRKPEEVDDEVFYSKNSLVWPEAENRKWTVMAVLLSLLKDHTPSTPKPSF